One stretch of Nitratiruptor tergarcus DSM 16512 DNA includes these proteins:
- a CDS encoding glucose-6-phosphate isomerase — protein MNSYHLDYPLEVDSDIKNLMANAFGALVHEKEQGVTGYYNLPEESGLIVEEIKKRELDQKFDRIVVIGIGGSSLGTKAVDHFLRYKKVHRPIYFLENPDPVAIRHQFEQIPKENTLFIIVSKSGTTIETISIFKTALAHYKIDLAKDNEQLMVITDIDSPLHLFAQEYGIESFAIPKNVGGRFSVMSAVGIVPLSIAGYDTLGFLEGAKGMFERFFMLHEEHILQKAAFIYKNWQQYSMNVLFSYADELENFNKWYVQLWGESLGKKDPAGNPVGTTPIAHIGSVDQHSFLQLVMEGPKDKTLTFICIENFEEEIAIPDISLPHLAKTDFVNGALFNRLLNEECKATMESVKGQGVPTDKIVLPFINEDSIGELMAYYELLTSLVGAMFGINTYNQPGVELGKQILKTRFMQK, from the coding sequence ATGAATAGTTACCATCTCGACTATCCACTCGAAGTTGATAGTGATATTAAAAACCTCATGGCAAACGCATTTGGTGCATTAGTGCATGAAAAAGAGCAAGGAGTTACAGGTTATTACAACCTCCCTGAAGAGTCTGGGCTCATTGTAGAAGAGATCAAAAAACGAGAGCTTGATCAAAAATTTGACAGAATAGTAGTCATTGGTATAGGGGGCTCCTCTTTGGGAACTAAGGCAGTCGATCATTTTTTGCGATACAAAAAAGTTCATAGGCCAATCTATTTTTTAGAAAATCCAGATCCAGTAGCAATTCGCCATCAATTTGAGCAGATTCCAAAAGAAAATACTCTCTTTATCATCGTATCAAAATCAGGTACAACCATTGAGACTATCTCCATCTTTAAAACGGCTCTTGCTCACTACAAAATCGATCTTGCTAAAGATAATGAGCAGCTAATGGTAATTACCGATATAGACTCACCTCTGCATCTTTTTGCCCAGGAGTATGGAATTGAGAGTTTTGCTATTCCTAAAAATGTAGGTGGGCGTTTTTCTGTTATGAGTGCTGTTGGCATCGTCCCTTTGAGCATTGCTGGATATGATACTCTAGGCTTTTTGGAAGGTGCAAAAGGGATGTTTGAGCGCTTCTTCATGCTTCACGAAGAGCATATATTGCAAAAAGCTGCTTTTATCTACAAAAACTGGCAGCAATACAGTATGAATGTACTCTTTTCCTATGCCGATGAGTTGGAAAACTTTAATAAATGGTATGTACAGCTTTGGGGTGAGTCTCTTGGTAAAAAAGATCCAGCAGGCAACCCTGTGGGCACTACTCCCATTGCACATATTGGTTCAGTTGATCAACACTCCTTTTTGCAACTTGTGATGGAAGGTCCAAAAGATAAAACCCTTACATTTATCTGCATTGAAAATTTCGAAGAGGAGATTGCTATCCCCGATATATCACTACCACACCTTGCAAAAACAGATTTTGTTAATGGTGCTCTATTTAATCGCTTACTCAATGAAGAGTGCAAAGCGACGATGGAAAGTGTCAAGGGACAAGGAGTCCCTACCGATAAAATAGTGCTTCCTTTTATCAATGAAGATAGTATTGGAGAACTTATGGCTTATTATGAGCTTTTGACCTCCTTGGTTGGTGCGATGTTTGGGATCAATACATACAATCAACCAGGAGTTGAACTTGGCAAACAGATCTTAAAAACAAGGTTTATGCAAAAATGA
- a CDS encoding phosphoglucomutase has protein sequence MKRLIPGKKAPKDILIDTAKLVSEYFYIKKDLVPVKFGTSGHRGSARRRSFNESHILAISQAICNYKKRSGTQEIIIGIDTHALSTPAQMSALRVFAANGIEVIHTDKFTPTPLVSFTILEKNKKGKKCDGIVLTPSHNPPEDGGYKYNPPNGGPADTDITAVIEKDANAILQNGSFNAIDYEEALEKEHIKKEDFITPYVESLGEIVDMEAIQKSGLKLCADALGGSTMQVYEKIKEYYNLDMDLRHNYVDYRFSFMSLDHDGKIRMDCSSPYAMASLLEIKDRYDVAFANDTDGDRHGIVTPIGGLMNPNHFLSVAIWYLFTHRNWPKDLKVGKTFVSSSMIDRVAKSLGVEVYETPVGFKWFAKGLYEGWLGFAGEESAGASFLRRDGSVWTTDKDGIIMALLAAEIKAKSKDPALLYQDLEVKFGKSYYERIDIPANEETRSKIKSIDPQKLGLKVLAGESIKDIFTQINGMSVGGIKIVTENGWIALRPSGTEDIYKIYAESFLSPKHLKLLQEEAQNIVRKLI, from the coding sequence ATGAAAAGATTAATCCCTGGAAAAAAAGCCCCAAAAGATATTTTGATAGATACGGCAAAACTGGTGAGCGAATATTTTTATATCAAAAAAGATCTTGTCCCAGTAAAATTTGGTACAAGTGGTCACAGAGGGAGCGCTCGCAGAAGGAGTTTCAATGAGTCTCATATTTTAGCTATTTCTCAAGCAATCTGCAACTACAAAAAAAGAAGCGGTACGCAAGAGATCATCATCGGAATCGACACCCATGCCCTCTCAACTCCTGCGCAAATGAGTGCTTTGCGTGTATTTGCTGCAAATGGCATAGAAGTGATCCATACAGACAAGTTCACCCCTACTCCATTAGTCTCTTTTACAATATTAGAGAAGAACAAGAAAGGTAAAAAATGTGATGGAATTGTCTTGACTCCTTCACACAATCCACCAGAAGATGGAGGATACAAATATAATCCTCCAAACGGGGGGCCAGCAGATACAGATATAACGGCTGTCATAGAAAAAGATGCAAATGCGATCTTGCAAAATGGCTCTTTCAATGCAATCGATTATGAAGAGGCTTTGGAAAAGGAGCATATTAAAAAAGAGGACTTCATTACTCCTTATGTAGAGTCTTTGGGTGAGATAGTCGATATGGAAGCGATCCAAAAAAGTGGACTTAAGCTCTGTGCCGATGCACTGGGCGGATCGACAATGCAAGTATATGAAAAAATTAAAGAATACTATAATCTCGATATGGATCTTCGTCACAATTACGTAGATTATCGCTTCTCTTTTATGAGTCTTGATCATGATGGCAAGATACGCATGGACTGTTCAAGCCCTTATGCTATGGCCTCTTTATTAGAGATAAAAGATAGGTATGATGTAGCCTTTGCAAATGACACGGACGGTGATAGGCATGGAATCGTTACACCAATTGGGGGCTTAATGAATCCAAACCACTTTTTAAGCGTTGCTATATGGTATCTTTTTACACACCGCAACTGGCCAAAAGATCTCAAAGTTGGAAAAACATTTGTCTCAAGCTCCATGATTGATCGTGTAGCAAAATCATTGGGAGTAGAAGTGTATGAGACGCCTGTTGGATTTAAATGGTTCGCCAAGGGACTGTATGAAGGATGGCTTGGATTTGCTGGAGAAGAGAGCGCAGGAGCAAGTTTTTTACGAAGAGATGGGAGTGTCTGGACAACTGATAAAGATGGTATTATCATGGCGCTTTTGGCAGCAGAAATCAAAGCAAAAAGCAAAGACCCAGCCCTCCTCTATCAAGATCTTGAAGTAAAGTTTGGCAAAAGTTACTATGAAAGAATAGATATTCCAGCAAATGAAGAGACCCGATCAAAGATAAAATCGATTGATCCTCAAAAGCTTGGTCTTAAAGTCTTGGCGGGAGAGAGTATTAAAGATATTTTTACCCAAATTAATGGCATGAGTGTTGGTGGCATAAAAATCGTTACAGAAAATGGATGGATTGCCCTACGGCCATCTGGAACAGAAGATATCTATAAAATCTATGCAGAGAGTTTTCTCTCTCCCAAACATCTCAAACTCCTCCAAGAAGAAGCACAAAATATAGTAAGGAAATTGATATGA
- the glgP gene encoding alpha-glucan family phosphorylase, protein MNDPSLSIQIPYLPDELAGLQEIALNLWWSWNARARHLFRTIDPYLWKETVHNPIKLLRQLTQKDYERLLKNEDFLKEYHYVYALFKQYMQISAPPIGETIAYFCAEYGLHRSLPIYSGGLGFLAGDILKEASDMNLPMVGIGFMYPGGYVHQVIGSDGWQKGENETIEKEIAPIEKVIDKDGNQLIIQVPHITPAVYIAVWKVNVGRISLYLLDTDIEQNDPWDRMISYRLYTSDMHQRLRQQIVLGVGGHAVLENLGIDFSILHLNEGHPAFALFERLRFFMENQNLNFQESVQKVKQTSIFTTHTPLMAATDVYQFDMVGSYFLAFAQKLGIDLHDLLSFGIDPANPANGFNMTVLALKLCEYKNGVSKKHQKVASQIWQKILEAENSKIEAITNGVHLSTWLDGDLEKELDRTLGSEWCEFQDDPDIWFKVGDIDELFIWQMHMQNKYDMLNFIKEKCRKKWAGGTIDPMVLLAEGILLDPEVLTIGFARRMTEYKRPDLILYDLHKLEQIVNNSSRPVQIIFAGKAHPADIPGKQIIQKIFNVAKDPKFQGRIAFVEDYGEELAKYMVKGCDIWLNNPKLPLEACGTSGMKASINGVLHCSTLDGWWPEGYNGKNGWAFGTDPSDDAKDANELYDLLENEIVPLYYDQNEKGIPKGWTKMMKEAIKSVAPHFSARRMMKEYKNKFYERIAKG, encoded by the coding sequence ATGAACGATCCATCTCTCTCTATTCAAATTCCTTATCTTCCAGATGAGCTTGCAGGCCTTCAAGAAATTGCTCTCAATCTTTGGTGGAGTTGGAATGCTAGAGCAAGACATCTTTTTCGTACAATTGATCCCTATTTATGGAAAGAGACTGTTCATAATCCCATTAAACTTCTTCGCCAGCTTACGCAAAAAGATTATGAAAGACTTTTGAAAAATGAAGATTTTTTAAAAGAGTATCACTATGTGTATGCTCTTTTCAAACAATATATGCAAATCTCCGCTCCTCCAATAGGAGAGACTATTGCCTACTTTTGTGCTGAGTATGGGCTCCATCGCTCACTTCCCATCTACTCTGGGGGTCTTGGCTTTTTAGCTGGTGATATTTTAAAAGAAGCAAGTGATATGAATCTTCCAATGGTAGGCATTGGCTTTATGTATCCAGGGGGATATGTGCATCAAGTTATTGGAAGCGATGGTTGGCAAAAGGGAGAGAATGAAACAATAGAAAAAGAGATAGCACCAATAGAAAAGGTTATAGATAAAGATGGCAACCAGCTCATCATCCAAGTTCCTCACATCACACCTGCAGTTTATATAGCAGTTTGGAAAGTAAATGTTGGAAGAATAAGTTTGTATCTATTAGATACCGATATTGAGCAAAATGATCCATGGGATCGTATGATTAGTTATCGCCTCTACACTTCCGATATGCATCAAAGACTCCGACAGCAGATTGTTTTAGGTGTTGGAGGTCATGCAGTACTGGAAAATCTTGGGATTGATTTTTCTATTTTGCATCTCAATGAAGGACATCCAGCATTTGCCCTCTTTGAGAGACTGCGTTTTTTTATGGAAAACCAGAATCTCAATTTTCAAGAATCTGTGCAAAAAGTAAAACAAACTTCCATATTTACAACACATACTCCATTGATGGCTGCTACTGACGTATATCAATTCGATATGGTAGGAAGCTACTTTTTGGCTTTTGCACAAAAACTTGGTATTGATCTGCATGATTTGCTCTCTTTTGGCATAGATCCAGCCAATCCTGCAAATGGATTTAATATGACAGTACTGGCACTCAAACTTTGTGAATATAAAAACGGAGTAAGTAAAAAACATCAAAAGGTTGCATCACAAATTTGGCAAAAGATTTTAGAAGCAGAAAATTCTAAAATCGAAGCAATTACTAATGGAGTGCATCTGAGTACATGGCTTGATGGAGATTTAGAAAAAGAACTTGATAGAACGCTTGGGAGTGAATGGTGTGAATTTCAAGATGATCCTGATATATGGTTTAAGGTAGGTGATATTGATGAACTATTTATATGGCAGATGCATATGCAAAACAAATATGATATGCTCAATTTCATTAAAGAAAAATGCCGCAAAAAATGGGCTGGAGGCACTATTGATCCTATGGTGCTTTTAGCTGAAGGTATTTTACTCGATCCTGAAGTACTTACTATCGGTTTTGCAAGAAGAATGACAGAGTATAAACGGCCTGATCTTATTTTATATGATCTTCATAAATTAGAGCAAATCGTCAATAACTCTTCTCGCCCTGTTCAAATTATTTTTGCAGGCAAAGCGCATCCAGCAGATATCCCAGGAAAGCAGATTATTCAGAAGATTTTTAATGTAGCAAAAGATCCGAAATTTCAAGGAAGGATTGCCTTTGTGGAAGATTATGGTGAAGAGCTTGCAAAATATATGGTCAAAGGGTGTGATATATGGCTAAATAATCCCAAACTTCCTCTTGAAGCATGTGGTACAAGTGGTATGAAAGCTTCTATAAATGGCGTATTGCACTGCTCTACCCTTGATGGTTGGTGGCCAGAAGGGTACAACGGCAAGAATGGCTGGGCGTTTGGAACAGATCCAAGTGATGATGCAAAAGATGCTAACGAGCTATATGATTTACTAGAAAATGAGATAGTACCTCTCTATTATGATCAAAATGAAAAAGGAATCCCAAAAGGATGGACGAAAATGATGAAAGAGGCTATCAAAAGCGTAGCTCCCCATTTTAGTGCCAGGCGTATGATGAAAGAGTACAAAAACAAATTTTATGAGAGGATAGCCAAAGGATGA
- the purH gene encoding bifunctional phosphoribosylaminoimidazolecarboxamide formyltransferase/IMP cyclohydrolase, whose amino-acid sequence MRALLSVSDKTGIVDFAKGLIDLGFEIVSTGGTWRVLKDAGLEVTEISEITNFPECFEGRVKTLNPYVHGGILYRRNKPDHVEEAKKLGIEPIDLVCVNLYPFKETIERTDNFEEIIENIDIGGPTMVRSAAKNFESVIIVTDPNDYDKVLMALKENKNTLEFRRELMIKAYEHTAQYDATIANYMNERFNEGFGNKQFIVGKKVFNTRYGENPHQKGALYEFEDFYNELNILKGEPSFNNLTDINAATKIAVSLGKGSVVIVKHGNPCGAALKEDLITSWQKALAADPVSAFGGVVAVNGVVTKELAEEINKIFVEVLIAGKITQEAQEVFANKKRIKLFDLGQAELEISGDMYDFKHIEGGFVYQTADFVKDEEVLEAKQVSIVGVEDKKDLLMAYKIAALTKSNCVAYVKDGALVAIGMGMTSRVDAAKCALKKAEELGIDVKGAAMASEAFFPFRDSVDEAAKAGIKAIVEPGGSIRDDEVIEAANEHGIALYFTGVRHFLH is encoded by the coding sequence ATGCGAGCATTACTCAGTGTTAGTGATAAAACGGGGATTGTTGATTTTGCAAAAGGATTGATTGATCTTGGGTTTGAGATCGTCAGTACAGGAGGTACTTGGAGAGTTTTAAAAGATGCAGGACTTGAAGTAACAGAAATCAGTGAAATTACAAATTTCCCAGAGTGTTTTGAAGGAAGGGTAAAAACTCTCAATCCTTATGTGCATGGAGGAATACTTTATAGAAGAAATAAACCTGACCATGTAGAGGAAGCAAAGAAACTGGGCATTGAGCCAATAGATCTTGTATGTGTTAATCTCTATCCATTCAAAGAGACAATAGAGCGCACAGATAATTTTGAAGAGATTATCGAAAATATCGATATTGGCGGACCAACGATGGTAAGGAGTGCAGCCAAAAATTTTGAGAGTGTGATTATCGTAACGGATCCTAACGATTATGACAAAGTTTTGATGGCTTTAAAAGAGAATAAAAATACACTTGAATTTCGAAGAGAGCTCATGATAAAAGCGTATGAACATACGGCTCAGTACGACGCGACTATCGCAAACTATATGAATGAGCGATTTAACGAAGGATTTGGTAACAAACAGTTTATTGTTGGCAAAAAAGTATTTAATACGCGCTATGGAGAGAACCCGCATCAAAAGGGAGCTCTGTACGAGTTTGAAGATTTTTACAATGAGCTTAATATTTTAAAAGGTGAGCCAAGCTTCAATAACCTCACAGACATCAATGCAGCAACCAAGATTGCAGTAAGCCTTGGAAAGGGAAGCGTCGTTATCGTCAAACATGGCAATCCTTGTGGAGCCGCTCTCAAAGAAGATCTCATTACTTCATGGCAAAAAGCGCTTGCGGCAGACCCAGTGAGCGCATTTGGCGGGGTAGTAGCAGTCAATGGTGTGGTGACAAAAGAACTTGCTGAAGAGATCAATAAAATTTTCGTAGAAGTATTGATTGCTGGAAAGATAACCCAAGAGGCGCAAGAAGTATTTGCAAACAAAAAACGCATCAAGCTCTTTGATCTTGGACAGGCTGAACTTGAGATCAGCGGTGATATGTATGATTTTAAACATATTGAAGGCGGTTTTGTCTATCAAACAGCCGACTTTGTCAAGGACGAAGAGGTGTTGGAAGCAAAGCAGGTCAGTATTGTAGGGGTAGAAGATAAAAAAGATCTTTTGATGGCATACAAAATTGCTGCTCTTACCAAATCAAACTGCGTAGCATACGTTAAAGATGGAGCGCTTGTGGCAATCGGTATGGGAATGACGAGTAGAGTGGATGCGGCAAAATGCGCACTCAAAAAAGCTGAGGAGCTTGGCATCGATGTAAAAGGCGCAGCAATGGCAAGCGAAGCTTTTTTTCCATTTAGAGACAGCGTGGATGAGGCGGCCAAAGCCGGAATCAAAGCGATTGTAGAGCCTGGTGGAAGCATCAGGGATGATGAGGTGATAGAAGCTGCCAACGAGCATGGCATTGCCCTTTACTTTACTGGTGTAAGGCACTTTTTACACTAA
- a CDS encoding DUF72 domain-containing protein, translated as MTYIGTAGWSIPKVYAHLFPSEGTHLERYAKKFTITEINRTFYRLPRASTLQKWSEQTPPSFKFSAKLNRSFTHFHKLQSTQGLEEHIETLKNLGSKFFALLVQLPPSLEFNENVAKSFFEKLREIFSGYIALEARHESWKKSDKLLKELQIARVASDPPKFVFDSEPGGYEEFAYFRLHGSPKIYYSEYTKGFLQNLADRVKALRATDKVVIFDNTASGAAIKNALELKKLLDLK; from the coding sequence ATGACTTACATAGGCACTGCTGGATGGAGCATACCAAAGGTGTATGCTCATCTCTTTCCAAGTGAGGGAACACATCTAGAGCGTTATGCAAAAAAATTTACTATTACAGAGATAAACCGGACTTTTTATAGACTCCCTCGTGCTTCCACTTTGCAAAAATGGAGTGAGCAAACACCTCCTAGTTTCAAATTTAGCGCTAAGCTCAATAGAAGTTTTACACATTTTCATAAACTCCAATCTACCCAAGGGCTTGAAGAACATATTGAAACATTGAAAAATTTGGGATCAAAATTTTTTGCACTCTTAGTACAACTGCCTCCATCTTTGGAGTTTAATGAGAATGTTGCAAAGAGTTTTTTTGAAAAGTTACGAGAAATATTTAGTGGATATATTGCATTAGAGGCAAGGCATGAGAGTTGGAAAAAGAGTGATAAACTTTTAAAAGAATTACAAATTGCAAGGGTTGCATCTGATCCTCCAAAATTTGTGTTCGATAGTGAACCGGGTGGATATGAAGAGTTCGCATATTTTCGATTGCATGGATCTCCAAAGATCTACTATAGTGAATATACAAAAGGGTTTTTACAAAATTTAGCAGATAGAGTAAAGGCATTGAGAGCAACAGATAAAGTAGTTATTTTTGATAATACCGCAAGCGGCGCAGCAATCAAAAATGCTTTAGAATTGAAAAAATTATTAGATCTTAAATAA
- a CDS encoding choice-of-anchor Q domain-containing protein, whose protein sequence is MKTARLLVFAIFFIFTSSAMAATWYVKTDGSDTNGGTSWTDAFATIQKAIDSASDGDEIWVAKGTYTLSSQINVNKAVGIYGGFNGTESQRNQRDWQANKTIVDGNNSVRCFYITAGATLDGFNITKGHTQENGGGIYNNSIPNPPLIRNCNIYNNTAHRGGGIRNESTHTSIINCNIHSNTAVLDGGGIGNGNSAPKIINSNIFNNIAEDGGGIKNTLSSPTITNCNIYNNTATHSGGGIYNTSSSHSTITNTIIWANSNDQIYNYHSTITVTYSDIEGGYTGTGNIDEDPKFVDPANGDFHLQPNSPCINKGNNNAPALPPTDFEGDPRIIDGIVDIGADEFKSLVASVSVPAMNVYGLILFIIFTASSSLFYIRRRLSL, encoded by the coding sequence ATGAAAACAGCAAGATTGTTAGTTTTTGCAATTTTCTTTATTTTTACATCTTCAGCTATGGCTGCTACATGGTATGTAAAAACAGATGGAAGTGATACAAACGGTGGAACTTCATGGACTGATGCATTTGCCACTATCCAAAAAGCGATAGATTCTGCATCAGATGGAGATGAGATATGGGTGGCGAAAGGAACATATACTCTATCAAGCCAAATCAATGTCAATAAGGCTGTTGGTATTTATGGAGGTTTTAATGGTACAGAAAGCCAAAGAAATCAAAGAGACTGGCAGGCTAACAAAACAATAGTTGATGGAAATAACAGTGTGAGATGTTTCTATATAACTGCTGGTGCAACGTTGGATGGATTTAATATAACGAAGGGACACACTCAGGAAAATGGAGGTGGGATATATAATAACTCCATACCTAATCCTCCTTTAATAAGAAACTGCAATATATATAACAACACAGCTCACAGAGGTGGAGGAATACGTAATGAGAGTACTCATACAAGCATTATAAACTGTAATATACATAGTAATACCGCTGTTTTAGATGGAGGTGGGATTGGAAATGGGAATTCCGCTCCAAAAATAATAAATTCCAACATATTTAACAATATAGCTGAAGATGGTGGTGGAATCAAAAATACTCTTTCATCACCTACTATAACTAACTGCAACATATACAATAATACCGCTACTCATAGTGGTGGTGGAATATATAATACTAGTAGTTCACATTCTACCATTACAAACACTATTATATGGGCGAACAGTAATGATCAGATTTATAATTATCATTCAACTATAACAGTCACCTATTCCGATATCGAGGGAGGCTATACAGGTACAGGAAATATAGACGAAGATCCAAAATTTGTAGATCCTGCAAATGGAGATTTTCATTTACAACCAAATTCTCCATGTATAAATAAAGGAAATAACAATGCTCCTGCGCTTCCTCCAACAGATTTTGAAGGTGATCCAAGAATTATAGATGGAATTGTTGATATAGGAGCAGATGAGTTTAAAAGTTTAGTTGCTTCTGTTTCTGTACCAGCTATGAATGTATATGGTCTAATCTTGTTTATTATTTTTACAGCAAGCTCATCTTTGTTTTACATAAGAAGAAGATTGAGTTTATAA
- a CDS encoding dynamin family protein, which yields MTPKERYIKLKEHLAEENPLLVEVIDRYRDLDTIARSIGFLDKNETYTASISWWPLIAILGTFSAGKSSFINEYLGKKVQNTGNQAVDDKFTVICYSKNEEITTLPGVALDADPRFPFYNISTQIEKLDPNDKNINRYLQLKAVKSDKIKGKILIDSPGFDADVQRDAILRITSHIIDLSDLVLIFFDARHPEPGAMRDTLNHLVQTAITHTDADKVLYILNQIDTCAKEDNLEEIIGAWQRALSQKGIVSGKFYAIYNESLAHIEDPELAQRLKKKKDEDLSAITEKMEKVIIDRAYRIAKNIETRAKEIIEQIEPLKEKLSTFKITMLVIDIVLIVIVGGISYYLANIIDFSYSNYLFIFLFFLIFLTAHFKLKSVISSYMSKKIENSTIKKAFIKHTRWVKPYLLAGSFLNRKKIEEKLSSLINASKHFIQKLNDQYINLKKEEHITEA from the coding sequence ATGACTCCAAAAGAGCGCTATATAAAACTCAAAGAGCATTTAGCTGAGGAAAATCCTCTTCTTGTTGAGGTCATTGATAGATATAGAGATCTTGATACTATTGCGAGGAGTATTGGCTTTTTAGATAAAAATGAAACATATACTGCATCAATATCTTGGTGGCCTCTGATTGCAATACTTGGTACATTTAGTGCAGGAAAGTCAAGTTTTATTAATGAATATCTTGGGAAAAAGGTGCAAAATACCGGAAATCAAGCAGTAGATGATAAATTTACTGTTATTTGCTATTCTAAAAACGAGGAGATCACGACTCTTCCTGGAGTAGCCCTAGATGCAGATCCCCGTTTTCCTTTTTATAATATCTCGACGCAGATAGAAAAGCTTGATCCAAATGATAAAAATATTAATCGCTACCTCCAACTTAAAGCTGTAAAGAGTGACAAAATCAAAGGAAAAATCCTCATAGATTCTCCTGGATTTGATGCAGATGTGCAAAGAGATGCAATCCTTCGTATTACAAGTCATATAATAGATCTCTCCGATTTAGTGCTTATCTTTTTTGATGCTCGTCATCCAGAACCTGGTGCTATGCGTGACACTCTCAATCATCTTGTACAAACAGCTATTACCCATACTGATGCAGATAAAGTTCTCTATATACTCAATCAGATTGATACCTGTGCAAAAGAGGATAATCTTGAAGAGATTATAGGTGCTTGGCAAAGAGCACTGAGTCAAAAAGGAATTGTAAGCGGAAAGTTTTATGCAATCTACAATGAGTCATTAGCACATATAGAGGATCCAGAACTTGCCCAACGGCTTAAAAAGAAAAAGGATGAAGATCTCAGCGCAATAACTGAAAAAATGGAAAAAGTTATTATCGATAGGGCTTATCGGATAGCAAAAAATATTGAAACACGAGCAAAAGAGATCATTGAGCAGATTGAACCTTTAAAAGAAAAACTCTCGACTTTTAAAATTACAATGCTTGTTATTGATATAGTTCTTATAGTAATAGTTGGCGGAATTTCTTATTATCTTGCAAACATAATCGATTTTTCTTACAGCAATTACCTTTTTATTTTCCTATTCTTTCTTATATTTCTTACAGCACATTTTAAATTAAAATCTGTAATATCTTCTTATATGAGTAAGAAAATAGAAAATAGTACAATAAAAAAGGCTTTTATAAAACATACACGTTGGGTAAAACCCTATTTACTTGCAGGTAGCTTTCTCAATAGAAAAAAGATTGAAGAAAAGCTCTCTTCTCTTATTAATGCTTCAAAACACTTCATCCAAAAACTCAATGATCAATACATAAATTTAAAAAAAGAGGAGCATATTACGGAAGCTTGA